The genomic stretch TATTTCGGGGGCTGCTTCAAATTCAATAACCTCAAAATTAAATCCGATCAGTTTATAATATTTTTAACGCACTTTTTATCAGCTCTTCTGCTGATAAATTATTTCCATTTGGTGTGGCTGTAATAATTTTATCGAGGGTTTTTTCCACTACACTTTTACTAAACCCCAGTATTGCTAAACCTGATAACGCTTCAATTTTTCGGGTATTGTGTGCAATGGCTAAAAATTCGGTACTCGTTTCGCCTTTGCCAAATTTATCTTTCAGATCAATAATAATGCGTTGGGCTGTTTTTGCACCTATACCTTTTACACCCTGCAGCACATCTACTTTCCCGGTAATTATTGCCTGTTTCACTTCGGCTGTGGTAAGCGACGAAAGTATCAGCCTTGCCGTATTTGCACCTATGCCTGAAACGTTTATCAATTGTCTGAAAAGCGAACGTTCGTCCTCGGTGGCAAAGCCGTACAAAATCTGAGCGTCTTCACGTACAACAAGATGGGTGAGCAAGCGAAAATGGGAAGCCTCTTTTAGCAACGAAAATGTTTGCAACGAAATGTGAAGAAAATACCCCATTCCATTGTTTTCCAAAACCACATAAGCCGGATTTTTTTCCGTTATATCGCCTTCAATAAATGCGTACATAGGCTTTCTTTGCTAATTTTTTAAAAAACTCTTAAAAAGCAGGCAAAAATACAACTTTTCGTGAAAAGAAAAGTTTCGTTTTTTACCAGGGTCTGTTTAGTACCATCAGCAAATTTAATTTTTTATCGGAATAAAATACAAAGTACGCACAATTTTATTACCAGATAAACAGCAATTCTCTGTATTTGGGCAAAGTCCATAGTCTATTGTGAATCATTTATTCCAGCTTGTCAATATTGTAACGAATTTGTTTTAGAAAAAACGGAAGGAAATCAGCCGGATACATACTTACTTCTGTGAGCATATTTTTATAGGATTTTATCGAATATTTTTCCTGTAAATAATTTCTTAAAAAAATCCTGTATTCAATTGAAAAAATACTTAGTTTTGAATATAAATACCTGAGACCAGGTTTATCAAAAAATTTAGAATATGGATAAAACAATGTTGAAAAAATTAGCTCTTGAATACCATGCTCAGGGGCGTCCGGGGAAAATAGAAGTTATACCAACAAAACCTACTGCTACCCAGCAAGATTTATCGCTTGCATACACGCCTGGGGTAGCCGAACCTTGTTTGAGAATACATGATAATCCCGAAGATGTGTATAAATATACGGCAAAAGGAAACCTGGTAGCAGTAATTTCCAATGGTACAGCCGTTCTTGGGTTAGGGGATATTGGTACCGAAGCAGGAAAGCCTGTTATGGAAGGGAAAGGGGTGCTTTTTAAAATTTTTGCCGATATTGATGTGTTTGATATAGAGATAAATGAAAAAGACCCGAAAAAGATTATTGAAATCGTAAAAGCTATTGCACCCACCTTTGGCGGTATCAATCTCGAAGATATTAAAGCCCCCGAATGTTTTGAAATAGAGGATCGTTTGAAAGAGTGTCTCGACATTCCGTTGATGCACGACGATCAACATGGTACGGCAATTATCACCTCGGGGGCTATGTTAAATGCCCTCGAAATTACCGGTAAAAAAATTGAGGAAATTCGGATTGTGGTCAATGGTGCCGGTGCTGCTGCCATAAGTTGCACTAAGCTGTATATTAAGCTGGGTGTCAATCCTGAAAATATTATTATGCTCGATAGCAAAGGGGTGTTGCATCAAAACAGAACCGATTTAAATCCCATAAAACGCCAGTTTGCCACCTCAAAAAATATTTCAAATCTTCGTGAAGCAATTGCCGGTGCAGATATGTTTTTAGGGCTTTCGGTTGCCGGGCAAGTTGATCAGGATATGATACGCTCCATGGCTGCCAATCCCATTGTTTTTGCATTGGCAAACCCGTTTCCGGAAATCACTTACGAAGATGCAACCTCTGCACGCAAAGACATAATTATGGCAACAGGTCGTTCAGATTACCCCAACCAGGTGAACAATGTACTGGGATTCCCCTTTATTTTTAGGGGTGCACTTGATGTAAGAGCCACAAAAATCAACGACGAAATGAAGCTGGCTGCCGCCTATGCCCTTGCAGAACTTGCTAAACTGCCTGTCCCAGAAGAAGTAAACTTAGCCTACCACACAAACAATCTTAAATTTGGGAAGGACTATATCATTCCAAAACCTTGCGACCCCCGGCTTATTAGTACAATTCCTGTTGCAGTGGCACAAGCTGCCATGGATTCAGGAATTGCCTGTATGCCCATCAGGGATTGGGGTTTGTACAAAGAAGAACTTAGCCGAAGACTTGGTGTGGGAATTCCTTTAATCAGGCAAATAAAAGCCAAAGCTAAAGCCCAGCCTCAGAAGGTAGTTTTTGCCGAAGCAGAAAATTTTAAAATACTCAAAGCTGCCGAAATTGTACAAAGCGAAGGGATTGCATGTCCTATACTACTGGGCAATAAAGATTTGATAATACAAATAATCAGCGATAACGACCTCTCACTTGAAGGGGTTGAAATTATTGATCCCAAATCGAAAAAGGAAGAAAGCCGGCTTAGAAAATTTGCAGAGATTTATTTTGAAAAACGGCAACGCAAAGGCGTTACCCTGCAATCAGCTCTTGATACCATGCACCATCGTAATTATTTTGGACCTATGCTGGTTGAAACCTGCAAAGCCGATGCCATGATTTCCGGTCTTACCCGGAATTATCCCGATACCATTCGTCCTACCCTCGAAATTATCGGAAAGCACCCCGGCGCCCATGTTGTTTCGGGAATGTATATTATCAATACAAAAAAAGGACCTTTCTTTTTTGCCGATACTACCGTGAACCATCATCCCGACACGCAAACCATAGTCGAAATCACCCTTCAGACATATGAAGCCGTTAAAAAATTCGGAATATTGCCCCGGATAGCCTTACTGTCCTACTCTAATTTTGGCTCGGTAAAAGGAGAAGCTCCTTTGAAAATGCGTGATGCTGTTGCTATTCTGCATCGCGACTATCCCCATATCGTTGTTGACGGTGATATTCAGGCAAATTTTGCCCTGAACGAAGAAATGCTGAAAGAAAGTTTCCCCTTTTCAAAACTGATAGGAGGAAAAGCCAATACACTTATTTTCCCATTCCTCAGTGCA from Lentimicrobiaceae bacterium encodes the following:
- the ruvA gene encoding Holliday junction branch migration protein RuvA, with the translated sequence MYAFIEGDITEKNPAYVVLENNGMGYFLHISLQTFSLLKEASHFRLLTHLVVREDAQILYGFATEDERSLFRQLINVSGIGANTARLILSSLTTAEVKQAIITGKVDVLQGVKGIGAKTAQRIIIDLKDKFGKGETSTEFLAIAHNTRKIEALSGLAILGFSKSVVEKTLDKIITATPNGNNLSAEELIKSALKIL
- a CDS encoding NADP-dependent malic enzyme → MDKTMLKKLALEYHAQGRPGKIEVIPTKPTATQQDLSLAYTPGVAEPCLRIHDNPEDVYKYTAKGNLVAVISNGTAVLGLGDIGTEAGKPVMEGKGVLFKIFADIDVFDIEINEKDPKKIIEIVKAIAPTFGGINLEDIKAPECFEIEDRLKECLDIPLMHDDQHGTAIITSGAMLNALEITGKKIEEIRIVVNGAGAAAISCTKLYIKLGVNPENIIMLDSKGVLHQNRTDLNPIKRQFATSKNISNLREAIAGADMFLGLSVAGQVDQDMIRSMAANPIVFALANPFPEITYEDATSARKDIIMATGRSDYPNQVNNVLGFPFIFRGALDVRATKINDEMKLAAAYALAELAKLPVPEEVNLAYHTNNLKFGKDYIIPKPCDPRLISTIPVAVAQAAMDSGIACMPIRDWGLYKEELSRRLGVGIPLIRQIKAKAKAQPQKVVFAEAENFKILKAAEIVQSEGIACPILLGNKDLIIQIISDNDLSLEGVEIIDPKSKKEESRLRKFAEIYFEKRQRKGVTLQSALDTMHHRNYFGPMLVETCKADAMISGLTRNYPDTIRPTLEIIGKHPGAHVVSGMYIINTKKGPFFFADTTVNHHPDTQTIVEITLQTYEAVKKFGILPRIALLSYSNFGSVKGEAPLKMRDAVAILHRDYPHIVVDGDIQANFALNEEMLKESFPFSKLIGGKANTLIFPFLSASNIAYKLMQEMAGMEAIGPILNGLNKSVHILQMGASVTEIVNMVTIAVIYAQSGNKQQTKLLNDCLLATDQE